From the Labrus mixtus chromosome 10, fLabMix1.1, whole genome shotgun sequence genome, the window AAATCATGGACAAAAAACCTACAAGATGGCTCTTTTGTCGCGTATCAGAGAAACATAATATGTTTAGCTTTGAAAGCTTCATTGGCTACTGCAGCCtcaaattaatgtttaaatatctGCATGGTCTGGCACCTTCTCTGTTTGATGAATTTATTACGAGACGTCAGGATTCAAGTCGAGTCAACACGCACACTTCAGGAAGCAGTAACTGTTGTATTCCAATGAACAAAACTCATATTGGACAATCAGCCTGCTGTGTCGTAGGAGCGTAAACTTTGGAACAGTCGACCAACTGAATTAAAAATGCAAcagagtttgaatgtttttaataaaggtACTAAACCatggctgaaggagaaacaatTACTGCCTTCTCTTTTTAATGTAGTTTATCCCTTTTGTATTTATAActcagctgttttcattttcttctccttttgaTTTGTCTTCATTTCTATCTGTTTTATCTAAAAGCCTCTCCTGGACAGGTGTTgcaatttaacatttaaacactaaaggccctgacacaccaaggagatcatcGGCCTATTTGAACCGACAGTGAGCGATAGTCGCCCtcgtttttgcggtgtgtccagctctgtCGCTACATCGTCCCCCCccctgtctgccttttttcgtTGGTTGGCGTCGGTGCAGTTGGTGAGAGGAaactctctgattggctgtttggaggtttcatttatctccagctcttgacacaggttcaggaaagccccttgagcatgctgcATGCTTTCCCTCCTTTTAGAGCgatttctccttatttgtcgcctccgcctcttcttttctttttccactaaaagaccaagggctgacaacgccagtgccagtttcaactttttatcagacatctcgattagtaggctacctataacacgagtggtgaccgacagctgtgtgaaaatggtcttctcgtatcataacaacagattaacgccgcctgctggcatgaagagttatttcctctcacgcatgcacAGAACGTATACGTGGTGGTTAGCCGTCGGCTgaagtctttgcggtgtgttcaagtgcaactttttggccgaGACAAAGGCGTCGGCAGACAACAGGAGTTTTTTactgtctgcttggtgtgtcagggccttgaGAGCAATGCATCTGGGACTTGTGCATGTTTAAATGTTATGTTTCTGTATGTCtatgtcaaataaacaaatccatAAATCGGTTATTGTGAAATGTTCTATAACCATAGATGAAGAGGAAGGTGTGGCCAATGATTCAGACTCATCAGCACCACAAAGTAGAGGCCGGGGAAGGTTTGAGAAGGGGAGAGCTAAGGTCGGATCTCGTGGCCAATCAGAAGACGCTCGCTCGGCGTCCTCACAGGCTGCAGATGAAGAAAGCTCCTCCCATGTAAGGCACACTATCCGTTCACACATGAGAATCTGTTAAAGTGACTTTAAACAGTCTGTTCACTGTTATGTCCTGTGATCCAGCGGGACAGGTCTCCTCTGCGGGCCAGCCCAGGAGACGGTGGCCAGCGTTGTGGCTTTTGTCACGCAGGTGATGAAGAGAATGGAACAAGAGGAATGCTTCACACCGACAACTCAAAGAAAGTGGCTGCACACTACAAGTGCATGGTAAGATTGTTGAGTacatgttgtctgtgtgtgtgctctgacaGTACTTTATTTGACATCTTTTTGTTCTGTATGATCCTTCTTAGCTCTTTTCATCGGGGACAGTGCAGCTGACGACAACATCGCGGGCGGAGTTTGGAAACTTTGACGTGAAAACAGTCATCCAAGAAATCAAGAGGGGGAAAAGAATGGTGGGACgatcagcttttaaaaaaaaagcgagACTACAGTTAGTTTGAAAGAGAATCACattctttgtttgtctctaaCTTTACTgctgttggttttgttttttccagaaATGCACCCTGTGCACTCAGTTGGGTGCTACCATTGGGTGTGAAATCAAGGCCTGTGTGAAGACCTACCACTATCACTGCGGCCTGCAGGACAAAGCAAAGTACATTGAAAACATGGCGCGTGGCATCTACAAGTGAGCTGCACTTCTAGAGATaatcacattttctattttatatataactTCTAACTTCAAAACCTGACTAACGTTTGACTGTGATTTATTGTAACATATTTTCAGCTGGAGATATTCCAataatatttaaagttattGATGCAATAAGTTCATCTGCACTTTGATATAAAGTTTTACAAATGATTACTAAGAAAGTTTCCCTTTAACGGGAGAAGGTCGTGTCAAACACAGCTGACCTACAGGTGATGACTCAGTAGGATACTTTGACTGCTGTCACATCTTCACTGAACCATATGGAACTTTCAAAGGGATCCCTGGATTACATTGGAGCTGTGCAACAGAAAGATGACaggtcttcttttttctttttttttagactatACTGTAAAAACCACAGTGGGAACGAGGAGAGGGACGAGGAAGACGAAGAACGAGAGAATCGCAgtagagagagagcagcgaTTGATCACCGGGGAACACCATCAACACAAGTGAACGGCAACTAGGTACAATacatggttgtttttttatgaagataCTTCAAATATGTCCACATTGAATGTCAAACGtttcaaatgtgtcattttttttccaattgcagCCGTTGAATGaatggagtttaaaaaaagtcttgttATTCTcgtattgattttaaaatgattttaactgTCAATAAGACAATACATGGCCTTGCACCGGACTACACATCTCAGATATTCTTTTCATTTATGAAGCAGgacggcccctcagatcctccggCTCTTCTCTTTAAGTTGTTCCACAAAgtaagacaaaaacatttcagctaCAATGCTCCGAGGCGCTGGAACAGTCTGCCGGAGGATCTGAGAGGAGCTGGAAATATTGATACTGTTGAACTTAAACTAAAGACATACTTATTCAGTCTGGTTTTTATGTAGGGCTTTTatactttcatttttattattattactatgttttattgttttaactacacattttgtatttcctattggtgtgcattagtctctacttctaaatccatttttatttctaccCTGTTTTGTCACtattttatgtttcttcttgtttttcagtcgCTGTAAAGAACTTTGatttgcatttgatttgtatgaaaggtgctatataaataaagcttgattGATTCTTATGATGCCTTTCTTTCAGGTTGGCATTTGGGATGAAACGTGGGGTGAAAACAGAAGAACTCAGAGACGAGGAAGTGATATGTTTTTATACTAAATCTTAGCCTACTCACAAACCGTGGTCTTTAGGCTCCCGTGATTTGTCCTTACAGCTTCTTCCGGTAAATAGACAGGATGCCCAAATGTTCACCAGATGTCTTCTTCATGACTCCATGTTCTGAGTTGGCTAGATGATCTGTTGACTGACTGATGGTTCTCTGCAAAGCACTGGACTGCTGCAGGATCAAGAAGAGTCATTACCAACCTTTCCAAAAGTCTGAGATGGGCTCAACTTTCAAATACACGTATTCTTGCTGTGAATAAGATGTAATGGGCTGATCGTTTGATTGTCACTTGCCACACATCCCCACGGCCTACATGCCCCCACACTTGCTGAAATGGATACATTCTTGCTCTTCCTTTGCTACGAAAGGACTCATTTTTAAGAGGGGTCTGTTTTGTTACTCGTCTCTCTATCAAGTCGTGCAGTTTGATGACTTTGTTTCTGTAATCATGTCTTAAGAATACTCTTTTGATGTtagcctttttattttcttgatatgTCATATTTTGCTACTGTATTATCattatgaatcatttttaatatcTGGATTTCAGACAGTCACAGTTACAAGTTCTGCCAGCATGCACTTGTACTTTCTCACTGTTAAAGGAAGCATTTTCTTATTTAGCTGCTAGAGGGCAGAGTAGAGCTCCTCAGCAGATTTGGCTTGAATTTGTTTGATGTACTATTACTTGTATCTCGACAAATGTACCCATGGATGATTTGAAATagaaaagattttattttacacaattCATGAGTAAATCGAGTCTTTTATTCGTTAGGTGTGTTCATCACTACTCACAATAGAAAGCACTAGTCACATCTGGTGACAGGATGTCAAAGGTGATATCTGATGAGGTCTGAAGAGTGAGGGTTGTTACACTAGCTGCCATTTCTTAAAATCAGACAACTGCTGtacacacaacaaccacagttccAGCGTGATGCTACGACGGagtattagggccacgttaaagaaaaatcaatctGACATTTTGAGATTAGAGTCgtacatttacaagaataatGTCGTTACgatattaaatgtgtaaatcgATTTAAATGAGGCTATGGTTAAAATTATTATTCTGAAAGGTTGTATCAGAAAAATGATGAGTGGAACCCTAAAGAGTAAGGAGACAATTTcatccaagtcagtgtggttctttcttcagaaAATCCCCGGTTTCTTACAGTCTTTTTTCAGAGTCCTGATACTTATGACAAAGTGATGCTGCTGTGCCAAAAGATAAAGGATTTCCTTTGTGAAACCTATACTAAATCATAACTTTACAAGATGCTCCACGTTCCTCATTTTGGCAGACTCCCCTTCTGATTTAGGCCTAactatagactaaaataactttattctcgtaaatttgcCACTGTAATCATTATACATGTATGACTTAATCCAAGTAAATGCATAACTTAATtatcataaatgtattttcctgtCAGActttatatgtgtatatatgatTTTAATGTCGCAAtatcagaccccccccccccccccccccaatgtgGCCCTAATTCTCCTTCGTATGATGCTCCTATTACCCTTAAAAGCCACAAAAAAGATAGTCCTGTTCTGAAATACGGCCACTTTCAATGGTGCacaataaaatttaaaaatgagGCATGCCCACTCTCAACAAATTATTTACATACGCACATGAACTGAGaactgtgaataaaaacaaaaacctgtatCTACTTCTTATTAGGTTTGCACTGCAGATGGCTCGTCACCTTCAATGTAGGGCGGAACTTAGTATGTTCCTGATCATTGATTTGCCCGCTGCGCTCTGACGTCACGGCGGAACTTACAATGCATCCCGGAAACAGACTTCAGTAGCAACGAAGCTAACCTCTCCTCCCATGTGTGTACTGTCACAAGGGTGAAGAGTCCGCGGAACCACCTGAGCAAAAACCTCTGTCTACTGTTTCTGAAGACCACTGTAGActtcataaaaccaaaaaaaggcagagactGACCCGGACATGGCGACTTCCAGCCCCTGTGTTGTGGTAAGTCTACCCTAACAACCGGAGTTAAATCTGAGAAGGTGGTCGTAGGTTATTTATTCATGCCCACTGCAATACCACGCAACAAATTACGCGAGTATTActgcatttctttaaaaataactcaTATTTGGGAGCTAGTGgtctgtgtttcctgttttgacccaggtgtattatatatatatatatgtatatgtgtgcaGTGTATTTGTTCTGTAACGTGGCCTGAGGCTGCAGAGACTGTGATAGGCACGTGTACGTGACGTAATGAGCGCTTAATGATTGACACATCATAGCCATGAttatatggttttattttttattatatgtgGGCTACTGTGAATGAAGGCAGGTTACATGTTTTCTCTATTGTTAGGCCATTATTGTGTATTTACTCTCTCATTCTGGAAACAACAAGCTGCAAACGAGGGGGGCGTGTGTGCTGTACTCTGTCTTACAGCTTGGCTTAAAAAATGTCAAGTAATCACTTATCCATcaggctgcaggcaaacactaACGTTACATCTGAGGATGTGACATCACAACTGTGTCTTGTCGTCTCTTTGTCCAATGGGACCCTCAGTCAGTGCTGTTTAAGAGGCTTTACAACAGGACAAACAATTCCATAAAAATGTTGTAGAAATATGTTGCTCTTTGTATGTGTTATGTtatgaatgtgtatttgtgttattattaCAATTTAATTTACAACACAAGATTCCACATTATAGCTAGGTTGAAATGGTATTGCTAAATAATAAAAGACCAATGTTCTGTTCAACAAGGAActttaaagtttctgttttattaataTGTTTTAACAAACTGCTGGCTTGCGAGAATGCTGACTCTAATTAAGCTAAATGCACATTTTGCTTAAATGGCATTCAAAACAGtgacttttcaaataaaatgggCTGCACATTGCAGTGTGCCAAACATTTACtttgttttcacaaacattcaagGTTGCCCAGCATTTGACCCTggctcatttttttcccccccatgcAGCTTTGTAAAAGGCACCAATGCTGTGGATAACAGTGGAAAATGCTCCCTTGCATTACCATGACTCATGAGGGCATCTGCTCGGTGTCAGTCATCGTTTGGAGTGGAAAGTGGGGGAAGCCCAAACAGAATGACATGTTTTCAATTTTAAAGGCAAAGAGGGGCAATGCTT encodes:
- the phf6 gene encoding PHD finger protein 6; amino-acid sequence: MSGQRKGAAAKLPKCAFCRTNRDKECGQLLVSDIQKVAAHHKCMLFSSALVTSHSDSENIGGFSIEDVKKEIKRGNKLMCSSCHRPGATIGCDVKTCRRTYHFYCAVKDKAQIKENPSQGIYLVYCRKHRDASQDGFQDEEEGVANDSDSSAPQSRGRGRFEKGRAKVGSRGQSEDARSASSQAADEESSSHRDRSPLRASPGDGGQRCGFCHAGDEENGTRGMLHTDNSKKVAAHYKCMLFSSGTVQLTTTSRAEFGNFDVKTVIQEIKRGKRMKCTLCTQLGATIGCEIKACVKTYHYHCGLQDKAKYIENMARGIYKLYCKNHSGNEERDEEDEERENRSRERAAIDHRGTPSTQVNGN